DNA from Arthrobacter sp. PvP023:
TGGACGTGATCCGGGGGATCCGCGGCTGGAGCTCCGTTCCCGTCATCGTGCTTTCCGCCCGCCACGCTTCGGAGGACAAAGTGGAAGCGCTCGACGCCGGGGCGGACGACTACGTGACCAAGCCGTTCGGCCTCGACGAGCTGCTGGCGCGGCTGCGCGCAGCCTCCCGGCGCTCGCCGGCCCAACGTGAGGCTCCCACCGTTGAAACTGCGGACTTCGTGGTGGATTTGGCGGCGCGCAAGGTTGTCCGGGACGGACACGAAATCCGCCTTACGCCCACCGAGTGGAACATCCTCGAACTGCTGGTGCGCAATCCGGGAAAGCTGGTTAGCCAGCAACAGCTGCTCACCCAGGTCTGGGGCCAGGCGTACGCCAAAGAGACCCAGTACCTGCGCGTCTACCTGGCCCAGCTGCGGCGCAAGCTCGAGCAGGACCCGGCCCGGCCGCGCCACCTGCACACGGAAGCGGGCATGGGGTACCGCTTCGATCCCTGACGCCCGCCGCGGAAGTTCTCCGGGAAGTGGCCCGCGGAAGTTGGCCGCGTAAGTTCCCCCGGCAATCCGGTCCGAAGAATCTAGACTGTAGCCATGGAAACCGCATCTGTGCTTGCCGTGTGCCGGGTACACCAGCTTCTGAGCGATGAAGGGAGCGTGGGCGTCACGGCCATCGACAAGCGTGCCGTCGATGGTCCGGTCAAGGTTCACAAACTCGGGCTCCACGGCGACGTCCAGGCGAACCGCATCCACCACGGCGGTGCGGACCAGGCGCTGTACGCCTACTCCCAGGACGACGCCGACTACTGGGCGGGGGAGCTGCAGCGGGAACTGCCGCCGGGAGTATTCGGCGAGAACCTGCGGGTCGCCGGAATAGGAACCACCACTGCGGTGATCGGCGAACGGTGGAAGATCGGCCTGGACGTCGAAGTCGAAGTGACGTCGCCCCGCGTTCCCTGTGCCACGTTCCAGCGCCGCATGGACGAGGCGCGGTGGGTCAAGCGGTTCACCGAGGCAGGCCGGGTGGGTACCTATCTTCGCGTCATCAAGACGGGGACCATCCAGGCCGGCGACCATGTCCACCGGCTGTTCGTTCCCAACCACGGTGTGACCATCGGCAGCTGGTTCAGCGCTCCCACCATCGAGTACATGGACGCGCTGCGGGACGCGGACGCGGACGGCGAGATCCGCCTGCAGCCGGAGTACCACGAGGAATTCGAGAAGATCCAGCGGCGTCTGGGCGTCTAGCGCCACCGGGCCCCGGACGGCCGCAGTGACCCGTGCAGAGGCCGGCAGGTGCTGCCCCGACGGGCCGTTGTGCCCAACGTCACCCGCCGCTGGCCGCCGGCGGGTTAGTGCAAGGAGGAACCATGCCTTACACTTGAAATATCCCCCACTCCGGAAATCCCTTATTCCTGCCCAATTTTTGAGGCAGGACTGGCAAGTGTTGGGGCCCGCACAAGCGATGCGGGCATTTTCATAGGGAGAGCCGGCTAAAGAAAACGCTGTGCAGACTGCTGGGATAGCAGCCAAGAGATGCAGCGGGAAGTCCTGCCACGGGATTGCGAAAGCGCCGGACTTCTACGTGACCGGCCGGTCAATGTCTGCCCGGCGTCCAAACGGCACATGTACTGCGGCTCCGCTCACCTCGGGTTGTGCCGCCTGGCCCCCTATGGATGAGGAAAACTTCCCTATGCCCGAAAATCACAACGACGCCATCAACGAAACGGCTACTGCCGAGACCACCGAGACGGCCGTAGAAACCCCCGAGACCGCCGCTCCCGTAGCCGGTTCCGCCCCCGTTTTCACCGAGGCCCCGGCACCCGCCGAGGCGCCCGCCGCTGAAGAACGTCCGGCCGCCGAGGCGCCCGCCGCTGAAGCCCCGAAGACCGAAGCCCCCAAGGCCGACCCCACCAGCGGCGAGGCTGACACCGAAGCTGAAGGCATTCGTTTCGCCGACCTCGGCATCGACGGCCGCGTCCTCGCCGCACTGCAGGACGTCGGCTACGAGAAGCCGTCCCCCATTCAGGCAGCAACCATTCCGCTGCTGCTCGAAGGCCGCGACGTCGTGGGCCTGGCCCAGACCGGTACCGGTAAGACTGCAGCATTCGCAGTACCGGCACTGTCCCGCCTGGCCGAGCTCCACGACCTCAACGGCCCGTCCCGCAAGACGCAGGCCCTGGTCCTCGCCCCGACCCGCGAGCTGGCGCTCCAGGTTGCCGAGGCCTTCACCTCCTACGCCAAGCACATTGACGACTTCACGGTCCTGCCGGTTTACGGCGGCTCCGCCTACGGCCCCCAGCTCGCCGGCCTGCGCCGCGGTGCCCAGGTTGTCGTCGGTACCCCCGGCCGCGTGATCGACCACATCTCCAAGGGTTCCCTGGACCTGTCCGAGCTCCAGTACCTGGTGCTGGATGAGGCCGACGAAATGCTGCGCATGGGCTTCGCCGAAGACGTGGAGCAGATCTTCCAGCAGACTCCTTCGGACCGCCAGGTTGCGCTGTTCTCGGCCACCATGCCGAGCCAGATCCGCCGGATGTCCAAGCAGTACCTGAACAACCCGGCCGAGATCTCGGTGAAATCCAAGACCACCACCGGTGCGAACACCCGCCAGCGCTACCTGCAGGTCATGGGCCCGCACAAGCTCGACGCGCTGACCCGCATCCTCGAGGTCGAAGAGTTCGACGGCGTCATCGCCTTCGTGCGCACCAAGATGGCCACCGAGGACCTCGCCGACAAGCTGAAGTCCCGCGGCTTCCAGGCTGCCGCCATCAACGGTGACATCCCGCAGCAGCAGCGCGAACGCACTGTGGACGCGCTGAAGGAAGGCCGCATCGACATCCTGGTGGCCACCGACGTCGCGGCCCGCGGCCTTGACGTGGAGCGCATCAGCCATGTGGTCAACTACGACATCCCCCACGACACCGAGTCCTACGTCCACCGCATCGGCCGCACCGGCCGTGCAGGCCGTTCCGGCGACGCGATCCTGTTCATGACGCCGCGGGAGAAGTACCTGCTCCGTTCCATCGAGAAGGCCACCCGCCAGCCGGTGGAGCAGATGCACCTGCCCACGGCCGAGACCGTGAACACGCTGCGCCTGGGCAAGTTTGCCGAGCGCATCACCGAGACCCTCGCGTCCGAAGATGTTGCACCGTTCCGCGACCTCATCTCCTCCTACGAGGAAGAGCACAACGTCCCGGCCTCGGAGATCGCGGCAGCACTGGCCGTCATGGCGCAGGGCGGCCAGCCGCTCCTGGTGAAGGAACTGCCTGCAGCTCCCGAGTTCCAGAAGCGCGAGCGCTCCAAGGACGGCTTTGGCTCACGCGGCCCGACCCGCACCCTGACCGAGGGTAACGCCACCTACCGGATCGCCGTCGGACGCCGCCAGCGCGTCATGCCGGGTTCCATCGTCGGCGCCATTGCCAACGAAGGCGGCATTTCCTCGGCCCAGATCGGCGGCATTGACATCCGATCGGACCACTCCCTCGTGGAGCTTCCGGCGGACCTCAGCCCCGAGCAGCTGCGTGCACTGTCCCGCACCCGGATTGGCGGCGAGCTGATCCACCTCGAGCTGGACAACGGCCGCAAGCCCTCCGGTGGCGCCGGTGAGCGTGGCGGTTACCAGGGCAACCGTGGCGGCGACCGTGGCGGGTACTCCGGCGGCGGAGACCGTGGCGGCAACTTCAAGGGCAACGGCGGGTTCAAGAAGGAATTCCGCAAGAACGACGGCGAGCGGTCCTCCGCTGACCGTGGCGGCCGCTCCTTCAGCGACCGTTCGGAGCGCAGCGTGGGCGCTGACAGCGGCGCCAGCCGCGGCCAGGCCAGCGACTCCCGCTTCGGCGGCCACGGCGACGGTGCACGCAAGCCGCGCCATGGCAACGAAGGCGGACACCGCGACTTCAACCGCAAGGGCAAGTGGTAAGCCCTAGCAGCACCAGGCACTGAAAACGGGCCGGCTTTCGAGCCGGCCCGTTTTCGTTTAACCCGTCCACCCCGCACGCAGCCCCGTGTATGCTTCGTCACACGGAGCCTGCAACGTTGCTGCAGGAGCTTCCGTCAGGGCCCTCGGCGGCGTTTTTGGGCCCGGATTTCCGGGGTTTTCGGCCAGTTGGGGCCTGTCCTGCCGCCGATTTGTTGGGAGCGGAATCTTCCGGTAGAGTATTTACTCGTTGCCCCCCTAGCTCAGTGGTAGAGCGCGTTCTTGGTAAGAACGAGGTCACCGGATCGATTCCGGTGGGGGGCTCTGAATGAGAGCCTGTGTCAAGGCGGTTTTTGACCGGCTTGATGCAGGTTTTCTCATTCGTGGCGGTGTAGCTCAGTTGGTTAGAGCGCACGACTCATAATCGTGAGGTCGGGAGATCGAGCCTCCCCACCGCTACCAAAACCGCAGGTCAGAGGCGTATTGCCTCTGACCTGCTTTTGTTTTAAGCACCCGATCCAACGGAACCCCTGCTTAGGCGTACCGGTCGGCTGCCGGGACGGCATGGCAGTCAGCACAGGCATAGAGGGCCTGGTGCTCGCAGGTGTTGGCCAGACCGGCGTCCTTAGTGGCGGTGAGACCTTGCGCGGACCGTGGCCGAGGCAAGACCTGCGGCGGCTATCAGGGATCCGACCATGATGGCAACGCCTGAGAGGTATTCAGTGAAAGTCATTTCGGCACACCTTCCATCTAGTAGTGCACCGAAGCTACCGGCCCCGGCGGGGTGTTAGCGGAGGATCGCCGTGTCGGTTGCTCACAATTGGGTATCGGCGTACCGGCCACACAACCCAGAGCTACCGCCAGTGGAGCGCCAGCGTGACGACAGCAAGTGTGGCCACGGTCAGGACGCTGAGCCCGACATGTGCCAGCCATCGGGGGCGTCGCGGACGGTGCGGGTTGATGTCGACGTATGGCAAGGCCGGGGTCTCCTCGTTGAGTGTGCATGTGGCTGGAGTGAGGGACGGCCCGCTTCAGAGTGGGCACAACGGAAGCGGACCGCCTGCTCAATAGTAAGCGAACTTATGAAACGCGCCATACGGCCCGAAAGACCGGAATGGGCTTCCCTGTTGTCAATCGGTGGCCCCCTGACGTATGCAGGGACCGTGACAAGGGCCGCGATCCGCCAGTAGCTTGGCAGCAACTGGCGGATGGGGATCTCAGTGGAGCTTTTTGAAGGAATCATGTTTCCGTTCAAGTGGCTGGTTTCCACCATCATGGTGGGCTTCCACGACGGACTGGGAGCTATGGGGATGCCCCCTGCCGGCGGCTGGACCTGGACGTTGTC
Protein-coding regions in this window:
- a CDS encoding response regulator, with protein sequence MTLVLIIEDEAQLARAMQINLRAHGYQAITAGLGADGLKLAAQHPVDIVVLDLGLPDMDGVDVIRGIRGWSSVPVIVLSARHASEDKVEALDAGADDYVTKPFGLDELLARLRAASRRSPAQREAPTVETADFVVDLAARKVVRDGHEIRLTPTEWNILELLVRNPGKLVSQQQLLTQVWGQAYAKETQYLRVYLAQLRRKLEQDPARPRHLHTEAGMGYRFDP
- a CDS encoding MOSC domain-containing protein; amino-acid sequence: METASVLAVCRVHQLLSDEGSVGVTAIDKRAVDGPVKVHKLGLHGDVQANRIHHGGADQALYAYSQDDADYWAGELQRELPPGVFGENLRVAGIGTTTAVIGERWKIGLDVEVEVTSPRVPCATFQRRMDEARWVKRFTEAGRVGTYLRVIKTGTIQAGDHVHRLFVPNHGVTIGSWFSAPTIEYMDALRDADADGEIRLQPEYHEEFEKIQRRLGV
- a CDS encoding DEAD/DEAH box helicase; protein product: MPENHNDAINETATAETTETAVETPETAAPVAGSAPVFTEAPAPAEAPAAEERPAAEAPAAEAPKTEAPKADPTSGEADTEAEGIRFADLGIDGRVLAALQDVGYEKPSPIQAATIPLLLEGRDVVGLAQTGTGKTAAFAVPALSRLAELHDLNGPSRKTQALVLAPTRELALQVAEAFTSYAKHIDDFTVLPVYGGSAYGPQLAGLRRGAQVVVGTPGRVIDHISKGSLDLSELQYLVLDEADEMLRMGFAEDVEQIFQQTPSDRQVALFSATMPSQIRRMSKQYLNNPAEISVKSKTTTGANTRQRYLQVMGPHKLDALTRILEVEEFDGVIAFVRTKMATEDLADKLKSRGFQAAAINGDIPQQQRERTVDALKEGRIDILVATDVAARGLDVERISHVVNYDIPHDTESYVHRIGRTGRAGRSGDAILFMTPREKYLLRSIEKATRQPVEQMHLPTAETVNTLRLGKFAERITETLASEDVAPFRDLISSYEEEHNVPASEIAAALAVMAQGGQPLLVKELPAAPEFQKRERSKDGFGSRGPTRTLTEGNATYRIAVGRRQRVMPGSIVGAIANEGGISSAQIGGIDIRSDHSLVELPADLSPEQLRALSRTRIGGELIHLELDNGRKPSGGAGERGGYQGNRGGDRGGYSGGGDRGGNFKGNGGFKKEFRKNDGERSSADRGGRSFSDRSERSVGADSGASRGQASDSRFGGHGDGARKPRHGNEGGHRDFNRKGKW